In Trachemys scripta elegans isolate TJP31775 chromosome 10, CAS_Tse_1.0, whole genome shotgun sequence, the sequence aaatatacaaggCCCAGAAGAGCAATTAGTTGACGAAAAGCAGAACTGGATGGCAGCCTACAGGGAGTGAGCCATGCTAACTTCTCTGGGTTCTCTTGCAGTGTTCAGACTGGGCAACATGGTGCATGCCATGGTAGCAGCCAGGCGAACTACCCAGCTACCAGACCTGGTGCCCCGTGTCTGCCTGACAGCCTCCAACCTCAACCGTGTTCTGTATTTCATCTGTGACACGGTCCTGTGGGTGAAGAGTGTTGGACTCATCCCTGACATTGACAAGCAGACGTGGCGGAACTGGGCTACCAAATGCTATTACTATTCACTGCTGATGAATTTGACCAGGGATTTGTATGAGATCTCCTGGCGGATGGAACAGGAGGCTCAAAGGGAGAAGGCAAGGAAGGAGAACTCTTCTCATTGTGATGAACAAGATCAGGATCTGTTCAGTTTCCATGCAGGTGGGTTGCAGCCTTTTCTCCTCCTGCTGTACCACACCCTGAGGAAACACCCTCCCTTGTTGCTAGACACAGTGAAGAACCTTTGCGATCTCTCTAGTCCTTTTGACCAGCTGGGAATCTACAAAACCAACCCAGGAGTTATTGGGCTCTGTGGCCTCCTCTCATCCCTGGTGGGGATCCTCACAGTGGCAAGGCCACATATGAAGCTGAAGTACTGATCTGAGAGCATCACATACGGTGAACTGGCAGGTTTGCTTCCCTGACAGTTTCCATTCCCAGGatggtattttaaaaatgaacacatTTGACAATCACTCTTCATATGTGGTTTGTTCTCTGGAGGAGTCAGCtttacttcctcctcctcctccttcctgataTCCTCCCAGGTGAGGAGCTGCTGTGTGCTGTGACATACTACATGATGGAGAAGAACGGTGAAGAGGCTGAGCAAGGACTGAGCAAAACATCCCTGAAGAATATTGTGAAACATGGAAATCAAGACTTTACAAATTGCTGCTAGTTAAGGACATGTTGCTGTCTCCTGTATTTGAATATAGACATGTGGAATAGCTGCATAGACAACTAAAATTGTATAAAAAGCCATAAGTAGTGGTGCTGACATTGGAAAGGCAGAATTCACCAATGAGGGTTCATACAATCATTTGTCTTTCTTGAATACATTCAAGCATGTTGGTACCAGGAAGGCTTTGGGAACTGTAGTTCAAATGGCCTGGATTAAAACGTGAGTTTTGTGAGGGGATGTATGATGCCAGGGGACTGGTAATTGGTTATACGGAGCTTTTCATCTCTAGAcagtggttcaaatccagcccaggctggTAGTAACTGAAGAGTGCTACTGTTTGGTGATATGGTGGCCACCATTGACTATGTATTGGTGGGACTAGATCCAGTTCCTAGTGAATAGATGTCTATATCCCAGAAACCACCACCCCATCTGCCCTCCTTGTTGACAATACAAGGCCAAGGATTGCTTGGGCCATGGAATCTGAATTCCTCTCTAGAAGGGTCCTTCCAGGTCATGGTTAGGTACACTGTCTTTTTCCAGTGTATGGGGGTAGCTTACTGCAGTGCTGCTCACGCTGGGGATAAGCAAAGGATTTCAGTCTCCATGATTGCTGATCTGACACCATTCACCAGCACTAGTCTTCCGCCAAATACACACACCAAACCCTGGCAATTCCAGGAGGGTGATAATTTCTGTACTCTCTGAAGCAGCTTTTGCACTGATAGTGCTTTAGTTTTGCTGAAAGTTTTCAAATATCAGTTTTAAATCCTCCTGCTATTGAGAGAAACCTGCCCCAAGGCTCCTGGTGAGTGAGCTGGAATGACACTGCCGGGAGTGTTGTCAGAAAAGGGAACTTACACTCTTGGACTGGGATGAGCTTGCTGATGCCAAATTCCTTTGATAAGCACCTGCAAGAAGAGAATCCTTTTATCTGACCCTCTCTAGAGTCCACCCCATCATGGCCACCTGCTTGGATAAGGACATGTGGTTTTCTCATATGTCACCTCTCTGTTTGGGTGGGTTCTACCACTCTAATGTCCCTTTCATTCTCCCAGCCATCTAGGTAGAATGTTGCTTTGAATTATTACACAGGTTATGGGAGAAAATACTGTCTAATTTTCTAATGTGTATGATGTGTGTTGTTTGACATCCTTTTGGGTGAGGGGGACTGACTTTACAGACATGCCACCTTTCTACAGGAGCTGAGCCACAGATGCTAATGAATCTACTTGTGATGCAAGAGCCAAAACAATCCCTTCTCTGGATCTGAGCCTGATCTATGATCTCTGCTCACCACCAATGCAGAGACTTCACCCCGTCCCACAGCTGGGAGGGCAGGGTGGTGAGTTTACAAACTTTCCCAGTAGTTTTCTGGTACAGAGGGACTGTGGAAGGGCCAGCGTAGTCACACTGACTCCAGGAGAGACAGCCtaagagtggggaaaaaaactctCCTGTGCGGAGAAGGGGGATAAGTGAGGAAAGGATTTCAGGCTGGCTGGCCTCTTCAAAGCCTTCCCCCACCAGGGGCTGACCTGTAACACCACCACCTGGGTCTGACAAGGATGCTTAGGCTTTCAGGCTCACTGCTATGGGATTCCAACAGGCCTGTCTTAGTCCTTTGCTTAGGCAGGTCACTGGATTTTAGAAGCTAATACTTGCGATTCCCCCTGGGAGCTGGAAGCTATgggtttaatttatttaatttagctTAATCTAACTAAAGCTGGAGAATCAACCAAAAGGAGAGAATTCTTTAGGTCAACCTCCTCAGGCTCCTGGAATAAGGGCTGCTGCTGTTGTACATTGTCTAGGGAAACACAACTAATAAACTGAAGCTGAGTTTGAATCTGCGTCTTTCAGGGTTATGGGCAGAGGAGGTGGCTGAAGGTGGAATCAGCAGAGATGCTCTGCCTATGTGTGCAGCTGGATTACAGACATTTCCTCTtaggagcagagggaagggggaagcccAGCCACCCTCCTCACGGTTGAAATGAGCACGATTTCATTTAGAAAGGAGGTGGGGGAGCAAATATGCCTCCAGGTGCTTGACATCTTGGGTATCGAAATGCACCAAGGCAAATTCTGTGAGAGGGTCTATGTGAAATGGAAATAGATCTGACCTACTGCCACTGAGCAGGGCCGGAGGCCTTCTGTCCAACACAGGCAGCACTACTGTCATCAATGGGTGCTTAGTATCTTCTGTGTATACGCTACCCTTCTCCCAGACGGGTCCCAGAGTTCTAGGATgaactgcagcagctgtttaataacGCATAACCATTTAGGACTGGGAATGAAGAATAACTTTGCCAATTGAAACGGGAGATGGGGCACAGTGCCTTAAGTGGGCCCTTGGTGCTAACACAAGAGTGACAAACAGCTTGAAAATGGCACCTCCAGCAGCATGGTGCCCTTGAACAACGGCCAAGGCATTGAGTTCAGTGCTGATTTAG encodes:
- the PEX11A gene encoding peroxisomal membrane protein 11A isoform X1; amino-acid sequence: MGMVHRESLTWEEIVPFSPFPPSPLRMVLVSPVNHFPHFFHSRAIQHTCMLLSYLLERKADKEMMIMKLKKLESSMRSGRKLFRLGNMVHAMVAARRTTQLPDLVPRVCLTASNLNRVLYFICDTVLWVKSVGLIPDIDKQTWRNWATKCYYYSLLMNLTRDLYEISWRMEQEAQREKARKENSSHCDEQDQDLFSFHAGGLQPFLLLLYHTLRKHPPLLLDTVKNLCDLSSPFDQLGIYKTNPGVIGLCGLLSSLVGILTVARPHMKLKY
- the PEX11A gene encoding peroxisomal membrane protein 11A isoform X2; its protein translation is MEAFVNFTNQTQGRDRLFRAIQHTCMLLSYLLERKADKEMMIMKLKKLESSMRSGRKLFRLGNMVHAMVAARRTTQLPDLVPRVCLTASNLNRVLYFICDTVLWVKSVGLIPDIDKQTWRNWATKCYYYSLLMNLTRDLYEISWRMEQEAQREKARKENSSHCDEQDQDLFSFHAGGLQPFLLLLYHTLRKHPPLLLDTVKNLCDLSSPFDQLGIYKTNPGVIGLCGLLSSLVGILTVARPHMKLKY